TCAATGCCTTTTTCTGGTCAGTAACTCGGCGCAATACACCGTTAATAAAACGATGACCTTCGTCGCCACTGTAGCGTTTAGCCAACTCTACAGCTTCGTTGATGGCTACGCTATCAGGCAGATTAAAGAACCTCATTTCTGCTACGGCAATGCGGAGAATATCACGGTCGATTTGAGCTAGGCGAGTAACTTGCCAATCTACTAGGGCTGCGGTGATTTGCTCATCAATCGCGGTGCGTTCTTCACTGACAATTTTGACAAGTTTGATGGCGTATCTACCAACTTCCTTATCTTGATTTGCTAGTTGAATTAGTTCGGGAAACTCAACTGCTGCGCCTAGTTGATTAATAGCTGTTTGTGTATAGCCGATCGCTTCTTGTAGCATATTCCGAGCGGTATTCAAATCAGCAGCCCGTGTTTGACTAGTTAGAAGGCGATCGTTACTCCGTTGCAATTCTGC
Above is a genomic segment from Nostoc sp. MS1 containing:
- the nusB gene encoding transcription antitermination factor NusB, whose protein sequence is MQDRKPQQIARELALLSLSQLPLNPKKLTEEHLPKLVLATVRTLRAEVQDTLDNAAAELQRSNDRLLTSQTRAADLNTARNMLQEAIGYTQTAINQLGAAVEFPELIQLANQDKEVGRYAIKLVKIVSEERTAIDEQITAALVDWQVTRLAQIDRDILRIAVAEMRFFNLPDSVAINEAVELAKRYSGDEGHRFINGVLRRVTDQKKALSV